From Rattus rattus isolate New Zealand chromosome 17, Rrattus_CSIRO_v1, whole genome shotgun sequence, the proteins below share one genomic window:
- the Adgrl1 gene encoding adhesion G protein-coupled receptor L1 isoform X9, translating to MCSVMKWSRKGMGGWGGAPHLSDTSAALVPPPEPGMVTVFVCPGTLQKVLEPTSTHESEHQSGAWCKDPLQAGDRIYVMPWIPYRTDTLTEYASWEDYVAARHTTTYRLPNRVDGTGFVVYDGAVFYNKERTRNIVKYDLRTRIKSGETVINTANYHDTSPYRWGGKTDIDLAVDENGLWVIYATEGNNGRLVVSQLNPYTLRFEGTWETGYDKRSASNAFMVCGVLYVLRSVYVDDDSEAAGNRVDYAFNTNANREEPVSLAFPNPYQFVSSVDYNPRDNQLYVWNNYFVVRYSLEFGPPDPSAGPATSPPLSTTTTARPTPLTSTASPAATTPLRRAPLTTHPVGAINQLGPDLPPATAPAPSTRRPPAPNLHVSPELFCEPREVRRVQWPATQQGMLVERPCPKGTRGIASFQCLPALGLWNPRGPDLSNCTSPWVNQVAQKIKSGENAANIASELARHTRGSIYAGDVSSSVKLMEQLLDILDAQLQALRPIERESAGKNYNKMHKRERTCKDYIKAVVETVDNLLRPEALESWKDMNATEQVHTATMLLDVLEEGAFLLADNVREPARFLAAKQNVVLEVTVLSTEGQVQELVFPQEYASESSIQLSANTIKQNSRNGVVKVVFILYNNLGLFLSTENATVKLAGEAGTSGPGGASLVVNSQVIAASINKESSRVFLMDPVIFTVAHLEAKNHFNANCSFWNYSERSMLGYWSTQGCRLVESNKTHTTCACSHLTNFAVLMAHREIYQGRINELLLSVITWVGIVISLVCLAICISTFCFLRGLQTDRNTIHKNLCINLFLAELLFLVGIDKTQYEVACPIFAGLLHYFFLAAFSWLCLEGVHLYLLLVEVFESEYSRTKYYYLGGYCFPALVVGIAAAIDYRSYGTEKACWLRVDNYFIWSFIGPVSFVIVVNLVFLMVTLHKMIRSSSVLKPDSSRLDNIKSWALGAIALLFLLGLTWAFGLLFINKESVVMAYLFTTFNAFQGVFIFVFHCALQKKVHKEYSKCLRHSYCCIRSPPGGAHGSLKTSAMRSNTRYYTGTQSRIRRMWNDTVRKQTESSFMAGDINSTPTLNRGTMGNHLLTNPVLQPRGGTSPYNTLIAESVGFNPSSPPVFNSPGSYREPKHPLGGREACGMDTLPLNGNFNNSYSLRSGDFPPGDGGPEPPRGRNLADAAAFEKMIISELVHNNLRGASGGAKGPPPEPPVPPVPGVSEDEAGGPGGADRAEIELLYKALEEPLLLPRAQSVLYQSDLDESESCTAEDGATSRPLSSPPGRDSLYASGANLRDSPSYPDSSPEGPNEALPPPPPAPPGPPEIYYTSRPPALVARNPLQGYYQVRRPSHEGYLAAPSLEGPGPDGDGQMQLVTSL from the exons ATGTGCTCAGTGATG AAGTGGAGCAGAAAG GGAAtgggggggtggggcggggcccCCCACCTTTCTGACACCAGCGCTGCCTTGGTCCCTCCTCCCGAGCCGGGGATGGTCACAG TCTTCGTGTGCCCAGGGACACTGCAGAAGGTGCTGGAGCCCACCTCCACACATGAATCAGAGCACCAGTCTGGCGCATGGTGCAAGGACCCACTGCAGGCAGGTGACCGTATCTACGTTATGCCCTGGATCCCCTACCGCACGGACACACTGACCGAGTATGCTTCCTGGGAGGACTATGTGGCTGCACGCCACACCACCACGTACAGACTGCCCAACCGTGTAGATGGCACTGGCTTTGTGGTATATGATGGTGCCGTCTTCTATAACAAGGAACGTACTCGCAACATTGTCAAATATGACCTGCGGACCCGCATCAAGAGCGGAGAAACAGTCATAAACACAGCCAACTACCACGACACCTCACCTTATCGCTGGGGAGGCAAAACCGACATTGACCTGGCAGTGGATGAGAACGGGCTGTGGGTCATCTATGCCACTGAGGGGAACAACGGGCGTCTGGTGGTGAGCCAGCTCAACCCCTACACACTGCGTTTCGAGGGCACCTGGGAAACAGGCTATGACAAGCGCTCAGCCTCCAATGCCTTCATGGTGTGCGGTGTCCTCTATGTGCTGCGCTCTGTTTATGTGGATGACGACAGTGAGGCAGCAGGCAACCGCGTGGACTATGCCTTCAACACCAATGCAAACCGAGAGGAGCCCGTCAGTCTTGccttccccaacccctaccaGTTTGTATCTTCTGTTGACTACAATCCCCGGGACAACCAGCTGTATGTGTGGAACAACTATTTCGTGGTGCGCTACAGCTTGGAGTTTGGACCCCCAGATCccagtgctg gCCCAGCCACTTCCCCACCTCTCAGTACCACCACCACAGCTCGGCCTACGCCCCTCACCAGCACAGCCTCACCTGCAGCCACCACTCCACTCCGCCGGGCGCCCCTCACCACGCACCCAGTAGGTGCCATCAACCAGCTGGGACCTGACCTGCCTCCAGCCACAGCCCCGGCACCCAGTACCCGGCGGCCTCCAGCCCCCAATCTGCATGTGTCCCCTGAGCTCTTCTGTGAACCCCGAGAGGTCCGGCGGGTCCAGTGGCCAGCTACCCAGCAGGGTATGCTGGTGGAGAGACCTTGCCCCAAGGGAACTCGAG GAATTGCCTCGTTCCAGTGCCTCCCAGCTCTGGGGCTCTGGAATCCTCGGGGCCCTGACCTCAGCAACTGCACTTCCCCCTGGGTCAACCAAGTCGCCCAGAAG ATCAAGAGTGGAGAGAATGCAGCCAACATTGCTAGTGAGCTGGCCCGCCACACTCGGGGCTCCATCTATGCTGGGGACGTGTCCTCATCGGTGAAGCTGATGGAGCAACTGCTAGATATCCTGGATGCCCAGCTCCAGGCCCTACGGCCCATTGAACGCGAGTCAGCTGGCAAGAACTACAATAAG ATGCACAAGCGAGAGAGAACCTGCAAGGACTATATCAAG GCTGTGGTGGAGACAGTGGACAACCTGCTTCGGCCAGAGGCACTTGAGTCATGGAAAGATATGAATGCCACCGAACAGGTCCATACGGCTACCATGCTCCTAGATGTCTTAGAGGAAGGTGCCTTCCTGCTGGCCGACAATGTCAGAGAACCTGCTCGCTTCTTGGCTGCCAAGCAGAATGTGG TCCTGGAGGTCACTGTCCTGAGCACAGAGGGTCAAGTGCAGGAGTTGGTGTTCCCCCAGGAGTATGCCAGTGAGAGCTCCATTCAGCTGTCCGCCAACACCATCAAGCAGAACAGCCGCAATG GTGTGGTGAAGGTTGTCTTCATTCTCTACAACAACCTGGGCCTCTTCTTGTCCACGGAGAATGCCACAGTGAAGCTGGCAGGTGAGGCAGGGACCAGTGGCCCTGGAGGTGCCTCTCTGGTGGTTAACTCACAGGTCATCGCAGCATCCATCAATAAGGAGTCCAGCCGTGTCTTCCTCATGGACCCTGTCATCTTTACTGTGGCCCACTTGGAG GCCAAGAACCACTTCAATGCAAACTGCTCCTTCTGGAACTACTCAGAGCGCTCCATGCTGGGCTACTGGTCAACCCAGGGCTGCCGACTGGTGGAGTCCAATAAGACCCATACCACATGTGCCTGCAGCCACCTCACCAACTTCGCAGTGCTCATGGCTCACCGAGAGATC TACCAAGGCCGTATTAATGAGCTGTTGCTGTCAGTCATCACCTGGGTTGGCATTGTCATCTCCCTGGTCTGTCTGGCTATCTGCATTTCCACCTTCTGCTTCCTGCGGGGCCTGCAGACCGACCGCAACACCATCCACAAGAACCTGTGCATCAACCTCTTCCTTGCAGAGCTGCTCTTCCTGGTCGGAATAGACAAAACTCAGTATGAG GTCGCCTGCCCTATCTTTGCGGGCCTGCTGCACTACTTCTTCCTGGCCGCCTTTTCCTGGCTGTGCCTAGAGGGCGTGCACCTCTACCTCCTGCTGGTCGAGGTGTTCGAGAGCGAATATTCACGCACCAAGTACTATTACCTGGGCGGCTACTGCTTCCCAGCCCTGGTGGTAGGCATCGCAGCCGCCATTGACTACCGAAGCTACGGCACTGAGAAGGC CTGCTGGCTGAGGGTGGATAACTACTTCATCTGGAGCTTCATTGGGCCCGTCTCCTTTGTTATTGTG GTGAACCTGGTGTTCCTCATGGTGACCCTGCACAAGATGATCCGAAGCTCATCCGTGCTCAAGCCTGACTCCAGCCGCCTTGACAACATCAA GTCCTGGGCACTGGGTGCCATTGCACTGCTCTTCCTGCTGGGCCTCACCTGGGCTTTCGGCCTCCTCTTCATCAACAAGGAGTCAGTAGTAATGGCTTACCTCTTCACAACCTTCAACGCCTTCCAGGGGGTCTTCATCTTTGTCTTTCACTGCGCCTTACAGAAAAAG GTGCACAAGGAGTACAGCAAGTGCCTGCGTCACTCCTACTGCTGCATCCGCTCCCCACCTGGGGGGGCTCACGGCTCCCTTAAGACCTCAGCCATGCGAAGTAACACCCGCTACTACACAGGGACCCAG AGCCGAATCCGGAGGATGTGGAATGACACCgtgaggaagcagacagagtCGTCCTTTATGGCAGGGGACATCAACAGCACCCCCACCCTAAACCGAG GTACCATGGGGAACCACCTACTGACCAACCCCGTGCTACAGCCCCGTGGGGGCACTAGCCCATACAATACACTCATTGCAGAGTCTGTGGGCTTCAATCCCTCCTCGCCCCCAGTCTTCAACTCCCCAG GAAGCTACAGGGAACCTA AGCACCCCTTGGGCGGCCGGGAAGCCTGTGGCATGGACACCCTGCCCCTTAATGGCAACTTCAACAACAGCTACTCCTTGCGAAGTGGTGATTTCCCTCCAGGGGATGGGGGTCCTGAGCCACCCCGAGGCCGAAACCTGGCGGATGCTGCAGCCTTTGAGAAGATGATCATCTCAGAGCTGGTGCACAACAACCTGCGGGGGGCCAGTGGGGGCGCCAAAGGTCCTCCACCAGAGCCTCCTGTGCCACCTGTGCCAGGAGTCAGTGAGGACGAGGCTGGTGGGCCCGGGGGTGCTGACCGGGCTGAGATTGAACTTCTCTACAAGGCCCTGGAGGAGCCACTGCTGCTGCCCCGGGCCCAGTCGGTGCTGTACCAGAGTGATCTGGATGAGTCGGAGAGCTGTACGGCAGAGGATGGGGCCACCAGCcggcccctctcctcccctcccggCCGGGACTCCCTCTATGCCAGCGGGGCCAACCTGCGGGACTCGCCCTCCTACCCGGACAGCAGCCCCGAAGGGCCTAATGaggccctgccccctcccccacctgctcCCCCTGGGCCCCCAGAAATCTACTACACCTCTCGCCCGCCGGCCCTGGTGGCTCGGAATCCCCTACAGGGCTACTACCAGGTGCGGCGGCCCAGCCATGAGGGCTACCTGGCAGCCCCCAGCCTTGAGGGGCCAGGGCCCGATGGGGATGGGCAAATGCAGTTGGTCACTAGTCTCTGA
- the Adgrl1 gene encoding adhesion G protein-coupled receptor L1 isoform X8, with amino-acid sequence MARLAAALWSLCVTTVLVTSATQGLSRAGLPFGLMRRELACEGYPIELRCPGSDVIMVENANYGRTDDKICDADPFQMENVQCYLPDAFKIMSQRCNNRTQCVVVAGSDAFPDPCPGTYKYLEVQYDCVPYIFVCPGTLQKVLEPTSTHESEHQSGAWCKDPLQAGDRIYVMPWIPYRTDTLTEYASWEDYVAARHTTTYRLPNRVDGTGFVVYDGAVFYNKERTRNIVKYDLRTRIKSGETVINTANYHDTSPYRWGGKTDIDLAVDENGLWVIYATEGNNGRLVVSQLNPYTLRFEGTWETGYDKRSASNAFMVCGVLYVLRSVYVDDDSEAAGNRVDYAFNTNANREEPVSLAFPNPYQFVSSVDYNPRDNQLYVWNNYFVVRYSLEFGPPDPSAGPATSPPLSTTTTARPTPLTSTASPAATTPLRRAPLTTHPVGAINQLGPDLPPATAPAPSTRRPPAPNLHVSPELFCEPREVRRVQWPATQQGMLVERPCPKGTRGIASFQCLPALGLWNPRGPDLSNCTSPWVNQVAQKIKSGENAANIASELARHTRGSIYAGDVSSSVKLMEQLLDILDAQLQALRPIERESAGKNYNKMHKRERTCKDYIKAVVETVDNLLRPEALESWKDMNATEQVHTATMLLDVLEEGAFLLADNVREPARFLAAKQNVVLEVTVLSTEGQVQELVFPQEYASESSIQLSANTIKQNSRNGVVKVVFILYNNLGLFLSTENATVKLAGEAGTSGPGGASLVVNSQVIAASINKESSRVFLMDPVIFTVAHLEAKNHFNANCSFWNYSERSMLGYWSTQGCRLVESNKTHTTCACSHLTNFAVLMAHREIYQGRINELLLSVITWVGIVISLVCLAICISTFCFLRGLQTDRNTIHKNLCINLFLAELLFLVGIDKTQYEVACPIFAGLLHYFFLAAFSWLCLEGVHLYLLLVEVFESEYSRTKYYYLGGYCFPALVVGIAAAIDYRSYGTEKACWLRVDNYFIWSFIGPVSFVIVVNLVFLMVTLHKMIRSSSVLKPDSSRLDNIKSWALGAIALLFLLGLTWAFGLLFINKESVVMAYLFTTFNAFQGVFIFVFHCALQKKVHKEYSKCLRHSYCCIRSPPGGAHGSLKTSAMRSNTRYYTGTQSRIRRMWNDTVRKQTESSFMAGDINSTPTLNRGTMGNHLLTNPVLQPRGGTSPYNTLIAESVGFNPSSPPVFNSPGSYREPKHPLGGREACGMDTLPLNGNFNNSYSLRSGDFPPGDGGPEPPRGRNLADAAAFEKMIISELVHNNLRGASGGAKGPPPEPPVPPVPGVSEDEAGGPGGADRAEIELLYKALEEPLLLPRAQSVLYQSDLDESESCTAEDGATSRPLSSPPGRDSLYASGANLRDSPSYPDSSPEGPNEALPPPPPAPPGPPEIYYTSRPPALVARNPLQGYYQVRRPSHEGYLAAPSLEGPGPDGDGQMQLVTSL; translated from the exons TCTTCGTGTGCCCAGGGACACTGCAGAAGGTGCTGGAGCCCACCTCCACACATGAATCAGAGCACCAGTCTGGCGCATGGTGCAAGGACCCACTGCAGGCAGGTGACCGTATCTACGTTATGCCCTGGATCCCCTACCGCACGGACACACTGACCGAGTATGCTTCCTGGGAGGACTATGTGGCTGCACGCCACACCACCACGTACAGACTGCCCAACCGTGTAGATGGCACTGGCTTTGTGGTATATGATGGTGCCGTCTTCTATAACAAGGAACGTACTCGCAACATTGTCAAATATGACCTGCGGACCCGCATCAAGAGCGGAGAAACAGTCATAAACACAGCCAACTACCACGACACCTCACCTTATCGCTGGGGAGGCAAAACCGACATTGACCTGGCAGTGGATGAGAACGGGCTGTGGGTCATCTATGCCACTGAGGGGAACAACGGGCGTCTGGTGGTGAGCCAGCTCAACCCCTACACACTGCGTTTCGAGGGCACCTGGGAAACAGGCTATGACAAGCGCTCAGCCTCCAATGCCTTCATGGTGTGCGGTGTCCTCTATGTGCTGCGCTCTGTTTATGTGGATGACGACAGTGAGGCAGCAGGCAACCGCGTGGACTATGCCTTCAACACCAATGCAAACCGAGAGGAGCCCGTCAGTCTTGccttccccaacccctaccaGTTTGTATCTTCTGTTGACTACAATCCCCGGGACAACCAGCTGTATGTGTGGAACAACTATTTCGTGGTGCGCTACAGCTTGGAGTTTGGACCCCCAGATCccagtgctg gCCCAGCCACTTCCCCACCTCTCAGTACCACCACCACAGCTCGGCCTACGCCCCTCACCAGCACAGCCTCACCTGCAGCCACCACTCCACTCCGCCGGGCGCCCCTCACCACGCACCCAGTAGGTGCCATCAACCAGCTGGGACCTGACCTGCCTCCAGCCACAGCCCCGGCACCCAGTACCCGGCGGCCTCCAGCCCCCAATCTGCATGTGTCCCCTGAGCTCTTCTGTGAACCCCGAGAGGTCCGGCGGGTCCAGTGGCCAGCTACCCAGCAGGGTATGCTGGTGGAGAGACCTTGCCCCAAGGGAACTCGAG GAATTGCCTCGTTCCAGTGCCTCCCAGCTCTGGGGCTCTGGAATCCTCGGGGCCCTGACCTCAGCAACTGCACTTCCCCCTGGGTCAACCAAGTCGCCCAGAAG ATCAAGAGTGGAGAGAATGCAGCCAACATTGCTAGTGAGCTGGCCCGCCACACTCGGGGCTCCATCTATGCTGGGGACGTGTCCTCATCGGTGAAGCTGATGGAGCAACTGCTAGATATCCTGGATGCCCAGCTCCAGGCCCTACGGCCCATTGAACGCGAGTCAGCTGGCAAGAACTACAATAAG ATGCACAAGCGAGAGAGAACCTGCAAGGACTATATCAAG GCTGTGGTGGAGACAGTGGACAACCTGCTTCGGCCAGAGGCACTTGAGTCATGGAAAGATATGAATGCCACCGAACAGGTCCATACGGCTACCATGCTCCTAGATGTCTTAGAGGAAGGTGCCTTCCTGCTGGCCGACAATGTCAGAGAACCTGCTCGCTTCTTGGCTGCCAAGCAGAATGTGG TCCTGGAGGTCACTGTCCTGAGCACAGAGGGTCAAGTGCAGGAGTTGGTGTTCCCCCAGGAGTATGCCAGTGAGAGCTCCATTCAGCTGTCCGCCAACACCATCAAGCAGAACAGCCGCAATG GTGTGGTGAAGGTTGTCTTCATTCTCTACAACAACCTGGGCCTCTTCTTGTCCACGGAGAATGCCACAGTGAAGCTGGCAGGTGAGGCAGGGACCAGTGGCCCTGGAGGTGCCTCTCTGGTGGTTAACTCACAGGTCATCGCAGCATCCATCAATAAGGAGTCCAGCCGTGTCTTCCTCATGGACCCTGTCATCTTTACTGTGGCCCACTTGGAG GCCAAGAACCACTTCAATGCAAACTGCTCCTTCTGGAACTACTCAGAGCGCTCCATGCTGGGCTACTGGTCAACCCAGGGCTGCCGACTGGTGGAGTCCAATAAGACCCATACCACATGTGCCTGCAGCCACCTCACCAACTTCGCAGTGCTCATGGCTCACCGAGAGATC TACCAAGGCCGTATTAATGAGCTGTTGCTGTCAGTCATCACCTGGGTTGGCATTGTCATCTCCCTGGTCTGTCTGGCTATCTGCATTTCCACCTTCTGCTTCCTGCGGGGCCTGCAGACCGACCGCAACACCATCCACAAGAACCTGTGCATCAACCTCTTCCTTGCAGAGCTGCTCTTCCTGGTCGGAATAGACAAAACTCAGTATGAG GTCGCCTGCCCTATCTTTGCGGGCCTGCTGCACTACTTCTTCCTGGCCGCCTTTTCCTGGCTGTGCCTAGAGGGCGTGCACCTCTACCTCCTGCTGGTCGAGGTGTTCGAGAGCGAATATTCACGCACCAAGTACTATTACCTGGGCGGCTACTGCTTCCCAGCCCTGGTGGTAGGCATCGCAGCCGCCATTGACTACCGAAGCTACGGCACTGAGAAGGC CTGCTGGCTGAGGGTGGATAACTACTTCATCTGGAGCTTCATTGGGCCCGTCTCCTTTGTTATTGTG GTGAACCTGGTGTTCCTCATGGTGACCCTGCACAAGATGATCCGAAGCTCATCCGTGCTCAAGCCTGACTCCAGCCGCCTTGACAACATCAA GTCCTGGGCACTGGGTGCCATTGCACTGCTCTTCCTGCTGGGCCTCACCTGGGCTTTCGGCCTCCTCTTCATCAACAAGGAGTCAGTAGTAATGGCTTACCTCTTCACAACCTTCAACGCCTTCCAGGGGGTCTTCATCTTTGTCTTTCACTGCGCCTTACAGAAAAAG GTGCACAAGGAGTACAGCAAGTGCCTGCGTCACTCCTACTGCTGCATCCGCTCCCCACCTGGGGGGGCTCACGGCTCCCTTAAGACCTCAGCCATGCGAAGTAACACCCGCTACTACACAGGGACCCAG AGCCGAATCCGGAGGATGTGGAATGACACCgtgaggaagcagacagagtCGTCCTTTATGGCAGGGGACATCAACAGCACCCCCACCCTAAACCGAG GTACCATGGGGAACCACCTACTGACCAACCCCGTGCTACAGCCCCGTGGGGGCACTAGCCCATACAATACACTCATTGCAGAGTCTGTGGGCTTCAATCCCTCCTCGCCCCCAGTCTTCAACTCCCCAG GAAGCTACAGGGAACCTA AGCACCCCTTGGGCGGCCGGGAAGCCTGTGGCATGGACACCCTGCCCCTTAATGGCAACTTCAACAACAGCTACTCCTTGCGAAGTGGTGATTTCCCTCCAGGGGATGGGGGTCCTGAGCCACCCCGAGGCCGAAACCTGGCGGATGCTGCAGCCTTTGAGAAGATGATCATCTCAGAGCTGGTGCACAACAACCTGCGGGGGGCCAGTGGGGGCGCCAAAGGTCCTCCACCAGAGCCTCCTGTGCCACCTGTGCCAGGAGTCAGTGAGGACGAGGCTGGTGGGCCCGGGGGTGCTGACCGGGCTGAGATTGAACTTCTCTACAAGGCCCTGGAGGAGCCACTGCTGCTGCCCCGGGCCCAGTCGGTGCTGTACCAGAGTGATCTGGATGAGTCGGAGAGCTGTACGGCAGAGGATGGGGCCACCAGCcggcccctctcctcccctcccggCCGGGACTCCCTCTATGCCAGCGGGGCCAACCTGCGGGACTCGCCCTCCTACCCGGACAGCAGCCCCGAAGGGCCTAATGaggccctgccccctcccccacctgctcCCCCTGGGCCCCCAGAAATCTACTACACCTCTCGCCCGCCGGCCCTGGTGGCTCGGAATCCCCTACAGGGCTACTACCAGGTGCGGCGGCCCAGCCATGAGGGCTACCTGGCAGCCCCCAGCCTTGAGGGGCCAGGGCCCGATGGGGATGGGCAAATGCAGTTGGTCACTAGTCTCTGA